One stretch of Pontiella desulfatans DNA includes these proteins:
- a CDS encoding fatty acid desaturase yields the protein MTEQTRIKWYRTEVDKSEMKALMKRSDLPGFLQAGSQLAIVCATGWLCFHSFHHYPWWATLAAFFLHGSFISFLSPGAAIHELSHGTPFKTKAFNEFFFYLFSFITWTNPVWFRQSHIQHHQHTLHDQVDQEVVLPQHYSWVDVIAAFTLSPSGIFSKLKDTLLLAGGNLHTDWYKRLFDQSATKQKQLFNWARLILFGHIALTIAFLMLNQWILIPIVVLPFYCGWLTFLCGGTQHAGLQDNVADFRRSCRTVKMSAFNRFWYWNMNYHIEHHMYAAVPFHALPKLHKLIRHDLPAPSRSIAAAWKEIFKTTRVQKADLTYYFDNFTREK from the coding sequence ATGACTGAGCAAACACGCATTAAATGGTATCGAACCGAGGTGGACAAGAGCGAGATGAAGGCGCTCATGAAACGAAGTGACCTGCCGGGTTTCCTGCAGGCCGGTTCCCAGCTGGCGATCGTATGCGCCACTGGATGGCTCTGCTTCCACTCGTTCCATCACTATCCCTGGTGGGCCACCCTGGCGGCCTTCTTCCTGCACGGTTCATTCATCTCGTTTCTTTCGCCGGGCGCCGCCATTCATGAACTCTCGCACGGGACCCCCTTTAAAACGAAAGCCTTCAACGAGTTTTTCTTTTATCTCTTCAGCTTTATAACCTGGACCAATCCGGTCTGGTTCAGACAAAGCCACATCCAGCATCACCAGCATACCCTGCACGATCAAGTGGATCAGGAAGTGGTCCTTCCGCAGCACTATTCATGGGTGGATGTTATTGCGGCGTTTACGCTCTCGCCCTCGGGTATATTCAGCAAACTGAAAGATACCCTCCTGCTGGCCGGCGGAAACCTGCATACCGATTGGTACAAACGCCTGTTTGACCAGTCAGCAACCAAACAAAAGCAACTGTTCAACTGGGCCCGCCTGATTCTGTTCGGGCATATTGCGCTGACGATTGCCTTTCTGATGCTCAACCAATGGATCCTGATTCCGATTGTAGTCCTGCCGTTTTACTGCGGATGGCTTACCTTCCTGTGCGGAGGCACCCAGCATGCCGGACTGCAGGATAATGTGGCCGATTTCAGGCGTTCATGCCGCACGGTAAAAATGAGTGCGTTCAACCGGTTCTGGTATTGGAATATGAACTACCACATCGAACATCACATGTATGCCGCCGTCCCGTTTCATGCTCTGCCGAAACTGCATAAACTGATCCGGCACGATCTCCCTGCTCCGAGCAGAAGCATAGCCGCCGCATGGAAAGAAATTTTCAAAACCACCCGAGTGCAGAAAGCAGACCTGACCTATTATTTCGATAATTTTACCAGAGAAAAATAA
- a CDS encoding uroporphyrinogen decarboxylase family protein, which translates to MKTDPLSREEVIAVIEGKATQTRVPNLVQFWVHPEEFGAQQNEVLDLLDRYPMDAQAIPFNIPTVFDAPADDPEYRWVNFKNPREGETHGIDEIVAIEDWDAQLEGVLTNFPNPDYENLFPENPESDGRYRLGYWWYFFFERFWSLRGMTNSLMDFYEYPDEVHELFDKLADFYCRMLERAKNELNLDGVFVSDDLGTQANTFFNPDLFDEFFAPYYKRVIGKAHELGMHFWLHSCGNIEKIIPKLIEAGVDVLHPIQKYTMEEKNIADQFGKDLCIWAGFDVQQTIPWGTTEEVREEVRFLIDTYARPEGRLMITAGNGINADCPIPSLEALLDETVKYGSAT; encoded by the coding sequence ATGAAAACAGATCCCTTATCCAGAGAAGAAGTAATAGCCGTCATTGAAGGAAAGGCCACGCAGACCCGTGTACCGAACCTGGTTCAGTTCTGGGTGCACCCGGAAGAATTCGGCGCCCAGCAGAATGAAGTACTCGACCTGCTGGACCGCTATCCCATGGATGCCCAGGCCATCCCCTTCAACATTCCGACCGTCTTTGATGCCCCGGCCGATGATCCGGAATACCGCTGGGTAAACTTTAAAAACCCACGCGAAGGCGAAACACACGGAATCGATGAAATTGTTGCCATTGAGGACTGGGATGCCCAGCTCGAAGGCGTTCTGACCAACTTCCCCAACCCCGACTATGAAAACCTGTTCCCCGAAAATCCGGAAAGTGACGGACGTTACCGACTGGGCTATTGGTGGTATTTTTTCTTTGAGCGGTTCTGGTCACTGCGCGGCATGACCAACTCCCTGATGGATTTTTATGAATATCCGGACGAAGTTCATGAACTGTTCGACAAACTCGCCGACTTTTACTGCCGTATGCTGGAGCGGGCCAAAAACGAACTCAACCTGGACGGGGTGTTTGTTTCCGATGATCTGGGAACCCAGGCCAACACCTTCTTCAACCCCGATTTATTCGATGAATTTTTTGCCCCCTATTACAAACGCGTCATCGGAAAAGCGCACGAACTCGGGATGCATTTCTGGCTGCACTCCTGCGGCAACATTGAAAAAATTATTCCCAAGCTGATTGAAGCCGGTGTGGATGTCCTGCATCCGATTCAGAAATACACCATGGAGGAAAAAAATATTGCGGATCAGTTTGGAAAAGACCTGTGCATCTGGGCCGGTTTCGATGTCCAGCAAACCATCCCGTGGGGCACCACGGAAGAAGTCCGGGAAGAAGTGCGCTTCCTGATCGATACATACGCCCGCCCCGAGGGCCGACTGATGATCACCGCCGGCAACGGAATCAATGCCGACTGCCCCATTCCAAGCCTGGAAGCCCTGCTCGATGAAACCGTAAAATATGGAAGCGCAACTTAG
- a CDS encoding AraC family transcriptional regulator, producing the protein MKIYDIISDFKWGQVVYKEFGQFGPRLQELVQLVYVFKGHARISVDGHINDLPAGYATLLLPGRTEFFSFSTTEPTHHGWCEARAVHLDEAAFDALEALPFRVAMSDRMRMLDGMLIDLDKDRAAQSCNLQQSLAQCIFQEFLYCAGYQPGEQGNVQEHPAVRKAIAFMEVNYSSELDLEQVAAGCGVGGAHLIRLFKEFRGTTPVRYLWKVRSEAAAALLERTGLSAAEIAYKTGFANPAHFSRVFKNHYQVPPVRYRSQCWKAKEPSSRTDQSPVPIESFMSEFKG; encoded by the coding sequence ATGAAGATTTACGATATAATATCGGATTTTAAGTGGGGTCAGGTTGTCTATAAAGAATTCGGGCAGTTTGGGCCGCGTTTGCAGGAATTGGTGCAGCTGGTCTATGTTTTTAAGGGCCATGCCCGCATCAGCGTAGATGGGCATATCAACGATCTTCCGGCTGGATATGCGACGTTGCTGCTTCCGGGCAGGACTGAATTTTTCAGCTTTTCAACCACGGAACCAACACACCACGGCTGGTGTGAGGCGAGGGCCGTGCATTTAGATGAAGCTGCGTTCGATGCGCTTGAGGCCCTGCCGTTCCGGGTGGCGATGAGTGACCGGATGCGGATGCTGGACGGAATGCTTATCGATCTGGATAAAGACCGCGCGGCACAGTCGTGCAACCTGCAGCAATCTCTGGCGCAGTGCATCTTTCAGGAATTCCTCTATTGCGCGGGCTATCAACCCGGGGAACAGGGGAACGTTCAGGAGCATCCGGCTGTTCGCAAGGCTATTGCGTTTATGGAGGTGAACTATTCCTCCGAATTGGATCTGGAGCAGGTGGCTGCAGGCTGCGGAGTGGGCGGGGCGCATTTAATCCGCCTGTTTAAAGAGTTCAGGGGAACCACTCCGGTTCGATATCTCTGGAAGGTTCGCTCCGAAGCGGCGGCGGCTTTACTGGAACGCACTGGGTTGAGTGCTGCGGAAATCGCGTATAAAACCGGATTTGCCAATCCGGCCCACTTTTCCCGGGTCTTCAAAAATCATTATCAGGTCCCGCCGGTTCGCTACCGCTCGCAATGCTGGAAGGCCAAAGAACCATCCAGCCGGACCGACCAGAGTCCTGTCCCGATCGAAAGTTTTATGTCAGAATTCAAGGGCTGA
- a CDS encoding IS110 family RNA-guided transposase: MNKEKVYCGVDVSKKHLDAFNGKTARRFDNTCEGATALMNWAGSAHYVFESTGGYERMAAWMVMAASGTASIVNPSRVRHFALGMGQIAKTDPIDARMIRDFASHTDPKPSEKPSATQRRLTALVDRRVHLSDMHTAEKNRLGTADEPEMVRLIKQHLKWLEKQLEKIEAKIKDTLAEDATMTQKAKCIQSIKGLGIVNAVTLLAHLPEIGTLSRREIASLAGLAPFNRDSGGKSGRRHVCGGRRRLRSCLYMAAMNARTYNPVLREFYQRLVNENHRPKMVALTAVMRKLLIAANSAVKNAEI, translated from the coding sequence ATGAACAAGGAAAAAGTATACTGTGGCGTCGATGTTTCCAAGAAGCATCTGGATGCCTTCAACGGAAAAACAGCGCGTCGCTTCGACAACACCTGCGAGGGTGCCACGGCGCTGATGAACTGGGCGGGCAGCGCCCACTATGTCTTCGAGTCCACGGGCGGCTACGAACGCATGGCCGCCTGGATGGTGATGGCCGCCAGCGGCACCGCGAGCATCGTGAACCCGTCGCGCGTCCGGCACTTCGCGCTGGGCATGGGGCAGATCGCCAAGACCGATCCGATCGACGCGCGGATGATCCGCGACTTCGCGTCGCACACCGACCCCAAGCCCTCCGAGAAGCCTTCGGCGACGCAGCGCAGGCTCACCGCCCTCGTTGATCGAAGGGTGCACCTGAGCGACATGCATACGGCCGAGAAGAACCGCTTGGGAACTGCCGACGAGCCGGAGATGGTCAGACTGATCAAGCAGCATCTCAAGTGGCTTGAAAAGCAGCTCGAGAAAATCGAAGCGAAAATCAAAGATACCCTTGCCGAAGACGCAACCATGACGCAGAAGGCCAAGTGTATCCAGTCCATCAAAGGCCTGGGCATCGTCAATGCGGTGACCCTGCTCGCCCACCTCCCTGAGATCGGCACGCTTTCGCGCAGGGAAATCGCGTCGCTGGCGGGACTCGCCCCCTTCAACCGGGACAGCGGGGGCAAGTCCGGCAGGCGGCATGTCTGTGGCGGGCGCCGAAGGTTGCGTTCCTGCCTGTACATGGCTGCCATGAATGCCAGGACATACAACCCAGTTCTTCGCGAGTTCTACCAGCGTCTGGTAAATGAAAACCACCGCCCAAAAATGGTCGCGCTTACGGCGGTCATGAGAAAGTTGCTCATCGCTGCTAACTCCGCCGTGAAAAATGCTGAAATTTAG
- a CDS encoding fibronectin type III domain-containing protein gives MKRYGFIVALALFGSTGAMADTYLAEWASYGSDPGGDPSVQLSDGTTPTGNTLDVVATSGGANEQFNISQAADGSRYTRARIDLRNSGSLFGQGYSFNEIDGGGYQWLVGSGTFSTNQTQGSSAAMCSSGSPKTSGTPGNGWTANDGTGAEEINWCMSGEEGGTDLGSAGVIAWGLIWTDVNANDAMDPGDIVSVKYVVGADTFAEIDTVAELEAAIVSTAPLAPLDVTALPLPGEVELNWAASDPTPDFYTVYRSEESGTNYAQVATGLTANTYTDTSVSNGSEYYYVVTVTAGGVESSYSSEVSALPSDVPLGLGAGSTWKVSLGWTPMTDPALDFYTVYRSEESGSNYTEIATSITTNVYEDTAVSIGTTYYYVVTYTDTDSVESGYSAEAGAKPVNLPPTGFTATGQEGAVALDWDDTTNPAFESYKVYRSTESGTNYTEIATVGVSEYTDSSAVAGTPYYYVVTEVDGGSETGFSAERLGQATASEFVLLDINTQRDNGSGVPIPVLSTLGGIEVSTQTYLQDPLDNTGRMDRYYLRFDASNKRYNGHYLHAGSGGLGYTGSDVLSTNDTAVNNVSFRASGDVFNVPTNTVLWYAYTAEQADSSGNDTAFNDMAFAVILQDLNGNNVADAGDTMEVLGIVYSQGDATVFGKTADEMTALLNLDATPFEAYLAGFGLSGTDLDADADPDGDGLKNLGEYAFGGNPNDGGTGDVGVQPALTDAGGMKYIYEIVDDPTVLHQVETETDLVVGGGSLTVTLDGSGAGRTGYNAYTNSVDTVTENKGFLWVEISQ, from the coding sequence ATGAAAAGATACGGATTCATCGTTGCACTTGCATTGTTTGGCAGCACCGGTGCAATGGCAGACACTTATTTGGCCGAATGGGCCAGTTATGGCTCTGACCCCGGAGGGGATCCTTCCGTCCAGTTGTCGGATGGCACAACCCCGACCGGCAACACGCTGGATGTTGTGGCCACCAGTGGCGGGGCGAACGAGCAGTTCAATATCAGTCAGGCCGCGGACGGCAGCCGGTATACGCGGGCCAGGATAGACCTTCGCAACTCGGGTTCTCTGTTTGGGCAGGGATACAGCTTTAACGAAATTGATGGCGGCGGCTATCAGTGGCTGGTAGGCAGCGGAACCTTTTCGACCAACCAGACTCAAGGATCTTCAGCCGCTATGTGCTCCTCTGGAAGTCCTAAAACGTCCGGCACTCCAGGGAATGGATGGACCGCCAATGATGGAACCGGTGCGGAGGAGATCAACTGGTGCATGTCCGGCGAAGAGGGTGGCACAGACCTGGGAAGTGCCGGCGTGATTGCCTGGGGCTTGATCTGGACCGACGTGAATGCAAATGACGCAATGGATCCCGGCGATATCGTTTCTGTGAAATATGTGGTCGGAGCCGACACGTTTGCCGAAATAGACACGGTGGCCGAGCTGGAAGCGGCTATTGTCTCAACCGCTCCGTTGGCCCCGCTCGATGTGACGGCGCTCCCCCTGCCGGGAGAAGTCGAACTGAACTGGGCCGCTTCGGATCCGACACCCGATTTTTATACGGTGTATCGTTCGGAAGAAAGCGGCACCAATTATGCACAGGTTGCGACGGGCCTGACCGCGAATACCTATACCGATACCAGCGTGAGCAACGGCTCCGAATATTATTATGTGGTGACCGTTACGGCCGGCGGCGTGGAATCGAGCTACAGTTCGGAAGTTTCCGCCCTGCCGTCGGACGTGCCGCTGGGGCTTGGTGCTGGAAGTACGTGGAAGGTCAGCCTGGGCTGGACGCCCATGACCGACCCGGCCCTGGACTTTTATACGGTCTACCGTTCGGAAGAAAGCGGCAGCAACTACACGGAAATTGCCACCTCAATCACCACGAATGTATATGAGGATACAGCCGTGTCGATCGGCACCACCTATTATTATGTGGTGACCTACACCGATACCGACTCCGTCGAGTCCGGGTACAGTGCGGAGGCCGGCGCCAAGCCCGTGAACCTCCCGCCGACCGGCTTTACCGCAACGGGGCAGGAAGGTGCGGTCGCTCTGGACTGGGACGACACCACCAATCCGGCGTTTGAATCCTACAAGGTTTACCGATCCACCGAGAGCGGCACCAACTACACGGAGATTGCAACCGTAGGCGTGAGTGAGTATACCGACAGCTCTGCGGTGGCCGGAACCCCCTACTATTATGTGGTGACGGAAGTGGATGGCGGAAGTGAAACAGGCTTCAGTGCGGAACGGCTGGGCCAGGCAACGGCTTCAGAGTTTGTGCTGCTGGATATCAACACCCAGCGTGATAACGGATCTGGTGTGCCTATCCCCGTGCTCAGTACGCTCGGCGGCATTGAAGTTTCAACGCAGACCTATTTGCAGGATCCCCTGGACAACACTGGCCGCATGGATCGCTACTACCTGCGCTTCGATGCAAGCAATAAACGATATAACGGGCATTACCTCCATGCCGGTTCGGGTGGACTGGGCTATACCGGAAGCGATGTGCTCAGCACGAATGATACAGCGGTTAATAATGTGAGTTTCAGAGCTTCAGGCGATGTGTTCAATGTGCCGACCAACACGGTTTTGTGGTATGCCTACACCGCAGAACAAGCCGATTCGAGCGGAAATGATACGGCCTTTAATGACATGGCCTTTGCCGTTATCCTGCAGGACCTCAACGGCAACAATGTCGCAGATGCCGGTGACACGATGGAAGTGCTGGGCATTGTTTACTCACAGGGTGACGCAACCGTCTTCGGTAAAACGGCTGACGAGATGACTGCGCTCCTGAACCTGGACGCGACACCGTTCGAAGCATACCTTGCCGGATTCGGCCTGAGCGGTACCGATCTCGATGCGGATGCCGATCCGGATGGTGATGGACTGAAGAACCTGGGCGAGTATGCCTTTGGCGGGAATCCGAATGACGGCGGTACCGGCGATGTGGGTGTGCAGCCTGCTCTCACCGATGCGGGCGGTATGAAATATATCTACGAAATCGTGGATGATCCTACGGTACTGCATCAGGTAGAGACCGAGACGGATCTTGTTGTGGGCGGTGGTTCCCTCACGGTGACGCTCGATGGTTCCGGTGCGGGACGCACGGGTTACAACGCCTACACCAACAGTGTCGACACAGTCACCGAAAACAAAGGCTTCCTCTGGGTGGAAATTTCCCAGTAG
- a CDS encoding vWA domain-containing protein: MARHAKSSAALVSLGIHAVLIVVALSFVAVTVIQKDETKFEAKQVKRPRMQLKRLQVPVKIKKSRPKPKLRKRIVVQPKLNQTMPDIKMPEITGVKGGIGSAGGMGLQGAGGIGFTMPELNLFGAKSRGEKVFIILDTTSYIMADELGGIPAYTLIKDEITKIVSQLPSVALFNVAVFDGGVVPLFPSLAPATPDNIQACRTWLEPLNTVSQGMGDKQYGTKTLGEPGDMHRLSDMEFVVEPLEKAGGWLGSVLCGIHQQADTVYVLTCMHGRIYKQLEAAQWKESERRKYNEAMVKATELLKKENEERRKRGEAPRVLGGTGLVKEYFPNVKGPPVGERYTYTPDDLTKVLQTGQRQWAQNAVPVKSGLSRSKNKNKNKFSLNVIQFTSKENKDGPGCSHFRELAKKNNGTYRMMGGLDAIESYIKNNVEE, translated from the coding sequence TTGGCGCGCCATGCCAAGTCGAGCGCTGCGCTGGTCAGCTTAGGCATCCATGCGGTGCTCATAGTGGTGGCCCTCTCTTTTGTGGCGGTTACCGTCATCCAGAAGGACGAAACCAAGTTTGAGGCCAAGCAGGTCAAACGCCCGAGGATGCAACTGAAAAGGCTGCAGGTACCGGTCAAGATAAAGAAGAGTCGACCCAAGCCGAAGCTGCGCAAGCGGATCGTGGTCCAGCCGAAGCTGAATCAAACCATGCCCGATATCAAGATGCCGGAGATTACCGGAGTTAAGGGCGGTATTGGATCGGCCGGCGGAATGGGGCTGCAGGGGGCCGGCGGAATCGGATTCACCATGCCGGAGCTGAACCTGTTCGGTGCCAAAAGCCGGGGTGAAAAGGTGTTCATCATTCTGGATACGACTTCTTATATCATGGCTGACGAACTCGGCGGCATACCGGCCTACACGCTGATCAAGGATGAGATTACAAAAATTGTCAGCCAGCTGCCCTCGGTGGCGCTGTTCAATGTTGCGGTTTTTGACGGGGGGGTGGTTCCGCTGTTTCCCTCGCTGGCACCCGCCACTCCCGATAATATTCAGGCTTGCCGGACCTGGCTGGAGCCGCTCAATACGGTCAGCCAGGGGATGGGCGACAAGCAGTACGGCACGAAGACGCTCGGTGAACCCGGGGATATGCATCGCCTAAGCGACATGGAATTTGTGGTTGAGCCGCTGGAAAAAGCAGGGGGCTGGCTGGGGTCCGTTCTCTGCGGGATTCACCAGCAGGCGGATACCGTCTATGTGCTGACCTGCATGCATGGCCGGATTTACAAGCAGCTTGAAGCGGCGCAGTGGAAGGAGTCGGAGCGACGCAAGTATAACGAAGCCATGGTCAAAGCAACGGAACTGCTGAAGAAAGAGAACGAAGAACGCCGCAAGCGGGGTGAAGCCCCCCGCGTCCTGGGCGGAACCGGTCTGGTGAAGGAATATTTCCCGAATGTCAAGGGGCCGCCGGTCGGGGAGCGCTATACCTACACTCCGGATGACCTCACCAAAGTGCTGCAGACGGGCCAGCGCCAATGGGCACAGAATGCGGTGCCGGTGAAAAGCGGGCTGAGCCGTTCGAAAAATAAAAATAAAAATAAATTTTCGCTCAATGTTATCCAGTTTACTTCCAAGGAGAACAAAGACGGTCCGGGATGCAGCCATTTCAGGGAACTGGCCAAGAAGAATAACGGAACCTACCGTATGATGGGCGGGCTGGATGCGATTGAGAGCTATATAAAGAACAATGTGGAAGAATAG
- a CDS encoding Gfo/Idh/MocA family protein has product MKKIKVGVVGLHYGRQIIDHQILTGAGSSFFELTAVCQRNPEACDAVAAEYGVKACSSLDDMLTDDEIGVIILMTGPNGRADQLRKIIRAGKDCMTTKPFEIDPDEAADVLAEARRLGRFIYLNSPCAADSEDFRIINEWRAKYDLGRPVGGHHECWYKVVEEADGSWYDDPAQCPVAPVLRLGIYGVNDMLRIFGEPEEIQAMQTRLFTGRPTPDYARMCIKFKNGAMVDTLDGWVASPERQSTSMILYFERGTIYRNPTMMPCDPVRANLLDHTWLCLSKGDDTDGMPIEKVAVPNTELSQAYQWEVLYNAVTTRQRPEGETPDSVIVNSLRVMAAMQEAAETGCLVKLSHAVKRTGRINPAEPVLA; this is encoded by the coding sequence ATGAAAAAAATTAAAGTAGGCGTGGTGGGGCTGCATTATGGACGGCAGATCATTGATCATCAGATTCTTACCGGGGCCGGGAGCTCCTTCTTTGAGCTAACGGCGGTCTGCCAGCGCAATCCCGAGGCGTGTGATGCGGTGGCTGCGGAATATGGTGTGAAAGCCTGTTCCTCGCTGGACGACATGCTGACGGACGATGAAATCGGTGTCATCATTCTGATGACCGGTCCCAACGGCCGGGCCGACCAGCTGCGGAAAATTATCCGTGCCGGCAAGGATTGCATGACCACCAAGCCGTTTGAAATCGATCCCGACGAAGCTGCCGACGTGCTGGCCGAGGCGCGCCGGTTGGGACGCTTTATCTATCTGAACTCGCCCTGTGCCGCTGATTCAGAGGATTTCCGGATTATTAATGAGTGGCGCGCAAAGTATGACCTGGGCCGTCCGGTCGGCGGTCATCATGAATGCTGGTATAAGGTGGTTGAAGAGGCCGATGGCAGTTGGTATGACGATCCGGCGCAATGCCCGGTCGCCCCGGTGCTTCGGTTGGGGATTTACGGCGTGAATGACATGCTGCGGATCTTCGGTGAGCCTGAGGAGATCCAGGCCATGCAGACGCGCCTCTTTACGGGACGCCCGACGCCCGATTATGCCCGCATGTGCATCAAGTTCAAGAATGGCGCCATGGTGGATACTCTCGATGGATGGGTGGCATCACCGGAACGCCAGTCGACCTCGATGATTCTCTATTTTGAGCGGGGCACGATTTACCGCAACCCGACCATGATGCCGTGCGATCCGGTGCGCGCCAACCTGCTGGACCACACCTGGCTCTGCCTCAGCAAAGGCGATGATACCGACGGAATGCCGATCGAGAAGGTAGCGGTTCCCAATACGGAACTGAGTCAGGCTTACCAGTGGGAGGTGCTGTATAACGCAGTGACCACGCGGCAACGGCCGGAGGGCGAGACACCGGATTCGGTAATTGTCAATTCGCTGCGGGTCATGGCGGCCATGCAGGAGGCCGCGGAAACCGGCTGCCTGGTAAAGCTCTCCCATGCCGTGAAGCGCACCGGAAGGATCAACCCCGCCGAACCGGTTTTGGCTTAA
- a CDS encoding glycoside hydrolase family 3 N-terminal domain-containing protein has protein sequence MNDQRFEDRSKSIDERVESLVSGMTLNEKIDQTLHAAPAVPRLGIPAYNWWNECLHGVARAGRATVFPQAIGLAATFHDELVHRIAVAISDEARAKHHQALKLGNHGQYFGLTYWTPNINIFRDPRWGRGQETYGECPFLTSRMGVAFCKGLQGDDPDYLKLVATPKHYAVHSGPESERHVFNAEVSPRDLRETYLAAFKACVQEAGAYSVMGAYNRVDGEPCCGSKTLLQDILRDEWGFDGFVVSDCWAIRDFHQTHGVSGSHAESDALAIRNGCDLNVGEERSNLMQALDEGLITEEEIDAAVKRLFKARFKLGMFDPEQAVPYAAIPPEVVHSREHVELSLQAARESMVLLKNNGILPLRKDLPKMALVGPNAMSIDALLGNYTGYAPNMVTVVEGMMDAVSAGTQVFVANGCDLCSDAPVAAAELEWGYLEPNDVVVAVLGNTSETEGEEPDVAASDGGGDRTTIDLPGRQLDLLKHLKSVAPETPLILVVLSGSAVDLTWAQEHCDAVLYGWYPGEQGGRAAADVLFGDYNPAGRLPVTVVKSLEQLPDFRDYAMKGRTYRFMEQEPLYRFGYGLSYTRFTYENLRAGGFDPVSVSVDVTNIGERDGDEVIQLYVKDVEASVPVALRQLKAFRRIHLEAGETQTVSFELTSSAFEVYDDEGKPFVEAGAFEISVGGGLPEDETSGAISVLIKV, from the coding sequence TTGAATGACCAACGTTTTGAAGACCGTTCGAAGTCGATCGACGAGCGGGTGGAATCCCTTGTATCCGGGATGACACTGAATGAAAAGATCGACCAGACCCTGCATGCGGCGCCGGCCGTACCCCGGCTGGGCATTCCGGCATACAACTGGTGGAACGAGTGCCTGCATGGTGTGGCGCGCGCCGGGCGGGCCACCGTCTTTCCGCAGGCCATCGGCCTGGCCGCCACCTTTCATGACGAACTGGTGCACCGCATTGCCGTGGCCATTTCCGACGAGGCGAGGGCGAAGCACCATCAGGCGCTGAAGCTTGGAAACCACGGTCAATATTTCGGGCTGACCTACTGGACGCCGAATATCAATATTTTCCGTGATCCGCGCTGGGGTCGCGGACAGGAAACCTATGGTGAATGTCCATTTCTGACATCGCGGATGGGGGTGGCCTTCTGCAAGGGGCTGCAGGGCGATGATCCTGATTATCTGAAACTGGTGGCCACCCCGAAACACTATGCGGTGCACAGCGGCCCTGAATCAGAGCGCCATGTGTTCAATGCGGAGGTGAGCCCGCGCGACCTGCGCGAAACCTATCTGGCTGCGTTCAAGGCCTGCGTTCAGGAGGCCGGCGCGTATTCCGTGATGGGCGCATACAACCGGGTTGATGGGGAACCGTGCTGCGGCAGCAAGACCCTGCTGCAGGATATTCTGCGCGATGAATGGGGCTTCGACGGCTTTGTGGTTTCCGACTGCTGGGCCATCCGCGATTTTCATCAGACTCACGGCGTCTCCGGCTCGCATGCCGAGTCGGATGCACTGGCCATCCGCAACGGCTGCGACCTCAACGTAGGCGAGGAGCGCTCCAACCTGATGCAGGCGCTGGATGAGGGGCTGATTACGGAAGAAGAGATTGACGCGGCTGTTAAACGGCTCTTTAAGGCCCGCTTTAAACTCGGCATGTTTGATCCGGAACAGGCGGTGCCGTATGCCGCCATTCCGCCGGAGGTGGTGCATTCCCGCGAACATGTTGAACTGAGTCTGCAGGCGGCGCGCGAATCGATGGTGCTGCTGAAAAACAACGGGATCCTGCCGCTGCGCAAGGATCTGCCGAAAATGGCGCTGGTCGGCCCGAATGCCATGAGCATTGATGCGCTGCTGGGCAACTATACCGGGTATGCGCCGAACATGGTTACGGTGGTCGAGGGGATGATGGATGCGGTTTCGGCCGGCACCCAGGTCTTTGTGGCAAATGGCTGCGACCTGTGCAGCGATGCCCCCGTGGCGGCTGCCGAACTCGAGTGGGGCTACCTGGAGCCGAACGATGTGGTGGTGGCGGTTCTCGGAAATACGTCCGAAACCGAAGGCGAAGAGCCCGATGTAGCGGCCTCCGACGGCGGTGGCGACCGGACCACGATTGATCTCCCGGGCCGTCAGCTGGATCTGCTCAAGCATCTCAAAAGCGTTGCGCCGGAAACCCCGCTGATCCTTGTGGTGCTGAGCGGCAGTGCGGTGGACCTGACCTGGGCACAGGAACATTGCGATGCGGTCCTGTATGGCTGGTATCCCGGCGAGCAGGGCGGGCGTGCTGCAGCCGATGTGCTGTTCGGCGACTATAATCCGGCCGGGCGCCTGCCGGTGACGGTGGTGAAGTCGCTCGAGCAGCTGCCGGACTTCCGGGACTATGCTATGAAGGGACGCACCTATCGTTTCATGGAGCAGGAGCCGCTGTACCGTTTCGGCTATGGCCTGAGCTATACCCGGTTTACGTATGAGAACCTCAGGGCCGGCGGATTTGATCCGGTGTCGGTTTCGGTGGACGTTACCAATATCGGCGAGCGCGACGGTGATGAAGTGATTCAGCTGTACGTCAAGGATGTCGAGGCGTCGGTGCCGGTGGCGCTGCGCCAGTTAAAAGCCTTCCGCCGGATTCATCTGGAAGCGGGGGAGACCCAAACCGTATCGTTCGAGCTGACGTCTTCTGCTTTCGAGGTGTATGATGACGAAGGGAAGCCGTTTGTGGAAGCCGGTGCATTTGAAATCAGTGTGGGCGGCGGCCTGCCGGAAGATGAAACTTCCGGTGCGATCTCTGTTTTGATCAAGGTATAA